The nucleotide window TGCGATGTCCGTCACCGAGGTGCCCATACGAAATGGCCCTGCGGGAACGAGGACCATCGGCGCCTTTTCCAAGGCTCCCCAGACGGGGGCTGCACCTTGGGGAAGAAGGGCGATCATAAAAGCAAGTATGAGACGGATGAGCATTTAATCCTCAAAAAGCGACGTTACCAATCATTCTAGGGCGGTTGCGCGAAAAAAGATAAGCGTAAATAGGGGTGATTTTTTCACGACTATTAAGGAGAAGAATGCGAATGGTGGACTGGCTACGGGGCATTCATCATGTGCAAATCACTGTGCGCCCACCTGAGGAGGCGGCTTGTCGCCGTTTTTACGGCGAAGTGCTCGGCTTAGAGGAAGTCCCCAAGCCTGCGCCCCTTCTTAAAAACGGAGGGATGTATTTCAAGTGGGCAGATAACGAGTTTCACTTTTCTGTCGAGGATTCATAAAATAACGAGGGGAGCAAGCGGCATGTTTGCTTCGAGGTGGATGACCTGGCTCGGGCCGAGGCGGCGCTTTGTGGGGTGGGGATTGAGATTATTCTCGATTCGCAGCCAATTGAGGAGTGGGAGCGATTCTATGTCTGCGACCCGGCGGGAAATCGGGTTGAATTTGCTCCGGTGCGTCCTTGGAATTCGGCCTCGCCGTTTTTAAGGAGGCCGCGCAGGGCGATCAAATACTCTCGCACCTCGTCCACCTTTGCCGGCTTCAGCCCCAGGTTGAGGATCTCGCTGTCTCCGCTGCCGAGGCCGAGGACAACGCGCCCCTCGTGCATCTCTGAGATGGTGGCGACGGCGCTCGCGGCCACCGCCGGGTGGCGGGTGAGGGGGTTGATGACGCAAGGGCCGCAAGTGATATTTTCGGTCCACGCGAGACAGATGCCCAGCGAGGCGAACACCTCCCGGTAGAGGGACTGCGAGTCGGTCTGCCAGATGGCATCGAAGCCTGCGGCCTCGGTAAGACGCGCCCATTCGGCGAGTGTGGCGGGCTCTGGCGGGGTGAGGACAAGTCCTTGCTTCATGCATGGCTCCCCTGTGAAAAACGGGTGAAGGAACGTGTATCTAGAATCGTAGCCTGCATATACTTTTTTAACAAAATACAAAAAAAGGCGGGGCATCACACCCCGCCTCTATGCTCTCGTTTTCTTTCGGCCGCCCAAGCTCCTTTATGAGGGAGCTATTTAGGGAGAGACCGCGTCGAGTAGATAGCCACTCGTTTTATCTAGTTTTCATGTGCGCCGGATATTTGGTGATTGTTCCCCGGTAGTCCGGTGCTGGCCGCGCCGAAGAACTTCACTATCTTGCCGTTATGCATCGGCTCCTTCCAGATTACGGGCGGATAACTTTCGTTATCCTTGAAATGCCGCGCCGTTTTTCCGGTTGTGGCTCTCAGAGGAGGGTGGCACGAAACCTCACCGGAGAGCTTCTCTGGTCGGGTTCGCTCATTGGCTCCTTCCGAATAGAGTGGGAAAAAAGTCCTGCTTGCTACACGAACAATATTGGCCGAGGGACGTGATTGTGCAAGAGTTTTTTCAGGCGAAAAAACGAGAAAAATATATATAAGTATTTGAATGTTATGTGAAAATCTTGGCATAAAAAGAGCGGGGCATCGCACCCCGCTCGATTTGCTCTTTTCTCTTTGCGACCGGGGAGAATTTCCCCGTTGGCCGCGCCGGACGATTTGCCGCCCGTGTGGGTTGCGTCAGCTGGAAAGTATCCTCTCTGATCGGCTGTCGCGGGCGATCGGAGAGCCAAGCAACTGGACCTGAAGCACCGGGTTTCTTTGTGTCCTCATAAAGACCCTCCGTGTAATTTCATGGTGCGCCCTTGGAGCAAATCCGCTTCGCTCCGCTCACCCGGCTCCTGCCGGGAACTGGCCGGATTCGCCGGCCGACGTCCGGGGAAACTCACCCCGGTCAACCAATAACAATATGTGTTCCGGCCGCTGTTTCATCAACAAAAAAACGGCGTGGGGGGGGCGTATACAACCCCTTGTGTGATCTGGGATTTTTTTAATGGAACAAAATACATTCAAGAGTTTTATTTGTCCGCGTTTGATTTTCGAGTAAGGGTCAGACGGATTTCTGATGGTTCTGCACCGAGGAGTCGGATGCGCGAGGGAAGATCAATGTCGCGGTTTGTAACCTTGTGCGTGATGGTTCCGTCGCTTGTTCCGCTCAGATTGACCCGCAGGCGAAGACGCCCCAAGTCGAGAAATTTTAACAGGTCGGCCTCACCCTTGAGGCGCACATTGATTCGCTTAACGCCCCCGTTCGTGAGCGAGAGGGCAGAGGGCAGGTTGTCGTACTCGACGGGCACGAGGAAGGATTGCTCCACCCCGGGGCCGAGAGTGGCGAAGAAGTTTTGCGGGCTCTCCTTTTGCTCGCTGGTCACTGCCCACAACGCGATGACGAGAGCCAGTGCTGATAACTTCACACGCCAGTTGTGGCGGATGAGTTCCTGTAAGTTTCCCGCGCCAATTTTTTGTTCATCCTCACGCCCTTTAAGGCGCTCAGTTAGCCAGGCGGTCAGCATCTCGGGCGAGTCGAGCGGTGTGATCTCTCCGTGCTCGACGGCAGAAACTTCGCCACGCTCCTCGGAGACGACAAGAGTTATTGCGTCCGAGCGCTCGGTGAGCCCGACCGCAGCGCGATGGCGGGTGCCCAGATGCGCGGCGAGGCTGCTGTCCTCCGAGAGCGGGAGCACACATCCGGCTCGGTAGATTTTATCTTCCTGAACGTAGAGGGCCCCATCATGGTAGGGCGCTCCGGGAAAAAAAAGTGTTTCGACAAGCGCTGGCTTGACCGCAGCGTCAATGATCTCGCCGGGGCTTCTCAGTAGCGACTCGATGGGATCTCGCCGCTCCCAGATGACAATCGCGCCAGTGTTCTTCGAGGCGAGGCGGAAGGCGGCCTCCGATATGTCGGTCAGCGTTTCGTCGGGA belongs to Nitrospinaceae bacterium and includes:
- a CDS encoding LLM class flavin-dependent oxidoreductase, with amino-acid sequence MKQGLVLTPPEPATLAEWARLTEAAGFDAIWQTDSQSLYREVFASLGICLAWTENITCGPCVINPLTRHPAVAASAVATISEMHEGRVVLGLGSGDSEILNLGLKPAKVDEVREYLIALRGLLKNGEAEFQGRTGANSTRFPAGSQT